CCCAGAGCCCTCTGTGCTGCCTCTGGGCTGCCGTCTGCAGTGGGATCTCAGAGGACAGCCCCCCGCATATAGTGCCCACCTGACAAACAACTCCACACACAGGGCCTGGACAATGCATTTTTCCCAGCAGCCACAGCGGGGCATGTACACTCTTGGTAGTTTCTAGAGTCCTCCCTGGGGCTGAACGGGCAgtggctgcccctccctctccatctcagcaggtccatccacatctgtCCCAGAACGGAGTTGGCCATGTAGTGCGGGTGCCCAGTTCTGCTCCGAGGCCACTCTGTCCGCTGAGCCTGGGTGCTTCGCGAGGAGCAGGTAGAGCCCCCCTCAGGGCCCGGGACCCCTGTCCACAGTCCTCTGGGCGGCTACTCCAGAACCACGGTGCCGCCCACCGCCTCTAGGGCCGCCTTGATCTTCTCGGCCTCGGCCTTGGCCACATTGGCTTTGATTTCCTGAGGCAGGGATTCCACCAGCTTCTTTGCCTGCCAGAGAGCAAAGTCAGAacctggcctgggcctgggcaggCCTGAGAGCTGTCAGTGACGGTGGGAGAGGGCTGTGCGGTACACGGAGCCTCACCTGGACGAGGTTGATGCCCTGGACGAAGTTCTTGATTTCCTTGATCAGCTTCACCTTGTCCACAGGTTTTGCCTCTGTCAGGCGGACGGTGAAATGCGTCTGTTCTTTTGGTTTGGGGATGTCTTCTTCTgctgcctgggggagggagggagggaggaagtgggtgGCGAGATGAGAAAGGATGGGGTGAAGCAAGCAGATTCACTCCTGGGCCACCATGTCCTGTAACCCCAAAGGCAAGGCCCAGGCCGGCTGCCCAGCAAAGCCTACGATCCCAGTGGGAGGCCACAGCAGGCCAGGTAGACCCAGGCTGCCCAACTGGGTGCTCTTCCTCCCTCACCCACTCCACTCCATCTCTCCAGAGGCTGCTCGAAAACTGCCTTCTGTCCCCACCACCCAGCACTCTAGTTTCCttgtcctttaaaaattgtaacttACGAGACAAGGAAGAGCGACACCAAAAGTGCTCTGCACGTAAAATAATGCTACAGAAAAGCAGTGCTGGTGCAGTGGTCAGCCAAGCCCAAGGTTACATACTGATGACAAATATACAGTCAGCTTCAGCTCCACCAAGTGACCAACGATGGGACGACCGGGCGTGACAGAGCTCCTACTGTCACGAGTGAAGACTGCAGCGCCCCTAGAGCAAGGACCACATGACCCAACAGCCTGGGGCAGTCCTGGTTTGGGTCTGCTGCCTAATTATTAACAGCACCCCTTTATTCTTAAAAGTGCTCCAGTTTAGACAAGTTACACAgtaattctctctctccttgcccCAAATGTTCAGACTGTAAAGCCACCTTCCAGTTCACAGTGGGGGGAGAAGTGGATGACGCTGGTGGAACCATCAGACACATCTGGGACGTGGGACACTCCACAGGACCCCTGACCTGGTTTCCTTAGTAGGTGATGGCTGGGGGGACGGGGTTGAGGGCAGCGACCCAGATTTAAGAGGCTTGAGAAACCCAACAACCAAATGCAACACACAGGCCTTGTTTGGATTTGAGTAAAACGACTGTTTTAAAGAAAGTCTGGAACTATTAGCAAAACTTGAAAGGGCTGGGATAGAAAACCCTGCTAATTGTACTTGTTGTACAAAAAGGCTCACAGCAAAGATGCTGGGCAGAATGGATGCTGCAGCACACGAGGCAAAACAGATCTGAAATCTGCCTCAATCTTCAAGAGATGGgagaagcaaatatggcaaaaccTTTACGATTATTGAGGCTGGGAAATGGATATATGGGTAATTGTATTATCATTCCTCCTTTTGTTACAAGTTCGAGACTTgtaacaaaaattacaaaaaacccaaaccaaaccatACCCCAAATTAGTTTGTGGACTCAAGTCTTCTGGTTTCCACAAAGAGACCCAAACTTGCCCCAGCCATCCAGAGGATGGGGctgcccctcacctcccccactCTCTGCTCCAGACCGACATGCTCTATGGCCCACGTGCCTGCCATCCCTCTGCCTCGCTGTCATCCTCAACTCCTCAAGTTTTCCCCCAGAGTCACCTCCTCATTGCAGCCTTCCTTGAAACTGTAACCCTCCCCGTTTCttaagtttcttcctttttcttttccccgtTCTGTttgataaaatttctttttttctcgtTTTCTCTCCTTTGGCTGTTCCCCTTTTACTAGGAACATGGTCTTCATATGGGCAGGGACCTGCACATCCTTGGCAGGGAGGAGGTCCCAGGGAGGCTGCAGGGGCACCCACAGTCAGAAAGCGCACGCAGACTCGCAGGGTGTGTTTGGTTGATGCAGAAGCCAGATGAGGGACGAAGAGAGAAACCTGGCTACGTGAGGTGAGGCAAGACGGCAGCTGGACACCAGAGAAACACCTCTTTGTGCACGGGACCCCAGCCTGATCTCACCTCGGGGGCTGCTGCGGCAGGGGCAGCACCAGGCACCACGCCACCCATCGGCATGAACCCCACATCCTGGATCTTCAACGTTTTCTGCAGGAACAGAGAAAGGTAGTTTCAGGAGCTGGCCATCACACCAAGACACGCTCAGGGACATGCCTGGCAAGGTCCTTGCATTCATGGAGCACACTTTGGACAATTTACCAAATTCCCAAATACCCCAGGAAAGGGCCCCAGACCTCCCTACCCGGCCTAGGCCATGATACCTTCAGGAGCTCGTTGAGGTCTGAGATCTCCAGCAGCGTGAGGCTGGCAATGTCCTGGACCAGCTGCTGGATCTTGGGGGGGTACTCCTTGGGGGTGTTATCCAGGGGGGCACCAGCAAGGGCCTCCCCCCCTCGATGGCTGCTGCATCTCATCAGGCGCACGGAGCAGACACGAGGTACCTGTTGCCTAACCCCCATTCAAACAGAGTCATCAGCCTGGCACAAGCAGGTGACACGGACCAGGCAGGTAGGTGCCATGAGCTCAGAAGATCTAGCTCCTTGGTCCTGACTCAGATTCTCAGACTCCAGGGTCCACGTGGATAACAAAGGGATTTCCCAGCTACTTTATGTTCTTCAAAGGGCCTTAGAAACCCACGTAACTGTAATGCAGACACGCTACCCACGACGCTGTTTCCGGCTTGGATGAACTATACCAACCCACGAAAGTAAGGCAATTACTTGAATGCATTTTGCGGCACAAAGCCTTTCAGAACCTAGGGCCCCTGGCGGCAGAACGCCAGATCCACTCATGGAAGTCCTACCATGTCACTGTGATGCCGGGGAAACTGAAGCTCGGAAATAATCAGGGACCGGTCCAAGGTCATCCTGGGCCACGCCGGAACTATCGGCGGCCCCCGCGGTTAGGGGACTGTCAGGAAGGGGCCCCGCGCCCACCACCCCCGTAGGGACCCACCGAGTCCGGGGTGGCCCCCCGCCCGCGGACGCCGCCCCGACCTGCACCCTCAGTGCCCGGCTGCCCGGCCCTCGGCGGCCTGCGGTACCTGGCGAGGCGGAGGGCGGCGGCTCGAAGCCTAAGACACGGCCCCCATAGGAGGCTTGCGGCCGCCGGCAGCATCGCTCCGCAAGCGAGAAGGTCACACGCGGCTCCCAGTAGGAGGGACGCTCTAGCTGCCCGGACCGCCGAGCATAACGCGCTGGGGGAGGACGCTCTAGCCGCCAAGACCGTCGAGCATACGCTGTGGGGAGGGCGCTCTAGCCGCCAGGACCGCCGAGCATGCgagctgggtgtgtgtgtggggtggggggggtggcgtGTGTGTGGACGCTCTAGCCGCCAGGACCGCCGAACATAGGGGCTGGGGAGTCCGCTCTAGCCGCCTGGGCCATTGGGCTTAGGACCTGGGGGATGACGCTCTAGCCGCCCGGGCCATCGGGCATAGGAGCTGGGGGAGGACGCTCTAGCCGCCAGGGCCATCGGGTATAGGAGCTAGGGAGGACGCTCTAGCCGCCAGGGCCGCCGAGCAAACGAGCTGGAGGAGGGCGCTCTCACCTCGCCTTGCCTCCTCTCGCTCCCAGATTACCCCGAAGACGACGGACGGGACAGGCGCAGACCACTCTTTGGCGGCGGCCGGACAGCGGCTGGCCCGGGCTTTCCGCCCCGTGGGGCgaatgaagcccagagaaggctGAGCCACGGCGTGGGTTCCGTCCGAGTCGGGGAGGCGGACTGGACCCCCGGGCAATCCCACTAGGGACGACCGGCCGGGACCTGGCCCTGTTGGACGGCGCAGTGATGCCTGCATCCGAGCCCGGGCTCGTGAAGTTTGCGCTACCGCAGGGCGGGCTCGAGGGTCCCCAGTTCCCTTCCTGGGTAGCTTCGCCCCGGTGGTCCGGCCGTCCGTGGCCTGTGGTCACCTGGCGGCAGGAGCGCCCCTGCCCTCTGGACCGCCTTCTCCTCGGTTTTCTCCTGTACCTAAACGGCTGCCTTTCCGGCCAGCACGGGCGCACGTTTTGTCCTTCCGTCCTGGCCACCCTGGAAGCCAGGCCGCTGCCCTCCGCCTGGACCAGACCCGCAGGGAGCTCGG
Above is a genomic segment from Phocoena sinus isolate mPhoSin1 chromosome 20, mPhoSin1.pri, whole genome shotgun sequence containing:
- the MRPL12 gene encoding 39S ribosomal protein L12, mitochondrial, translated to MLPAAASLLWGPCLRLRAAALRLARQQVPRVCSVRLMRCSSHRGGEALAGAPLDNTPKEYPPKIQQLVQDIASLTLLEISDLNELLKKTLKIQDVGFMPMGGVVPGAAPAAAAPEAAEEDIPKPKEQTHFTVRLTEAKPVDKVKLIKEIKNFVQGINLVQAKKLVESLPQEIKANVAKAEAEKIKAALEAVGGTVVLE